One window from the genome of Paracoccus zhejiangensis encodes:
- a CDS encoding ABC transporter ATP-binding protein has translation MAETAVFRAEGIGKSYPGVRANDDVSFAVAPGEIHALLGENGAGKSTLVKMIYGLVRPDDGQMVLMGQPHHPADPRAARAAGVAMVFQHFSLFDALTVAENIALGMENPPPRRALSERITQVSHEFGLPLNPARRIATLSAGERQRVEIIRCLLQNPRLLIMDEPTSVLTPQEAELLFATLRKLAGQGTAILYISHKLEEIRAHCDRATILRGGKVVDSADPRAHSARELAAMMVGGQMREIDRSGRVAGDVLLQMENVSAPAPSAEGTALKGVSLAVRSGEILGIGGVAGNGQEELLSVLSGEVLTRPGSVTLEGRDLSQAGPEARRLAGLLAAPEDRLGHAAVPDFSLTDNTLLTAGGRKALVRKGLIDHGAARSFAEAVIKGFDVRTPGPGTAARALSGGNLQKFVIGREVMQVPRVLVVNQPTWGVDAGAAAAVRQSLLDLARAGAGVIVISQDLDELMELSDRFCALNEGRLSDPRPTEGLTLDEIGLMLGGAHGMAEAQI, from the coding sequence TTGGCAGAGACGGCGGTGTTCCGGGCCGAGGGGATCGGCAAATCCTATCCCGGCGTTCGCGCCAATGACGACGTCTCCTTTGCCGTCGCCCCCGGCGAGATTCATGCGCTTCTGGGCGAGAACGGGGCCGGGAAATCGACCCTGGTCAAGATGATCTATGGCCTCGTCCGCCCCGATGACGGGCAGATGGTCCTGATGGGCCAACCGCATCACCCCGCCGACCCGCGCGCCGCCCGCGCTGCCGGCGTGGCGATGGTGTTCCAGCATTTCTCGCTGTTTGACGCGCTGACCGTGGCCGAGAATATCGCGCTGGGCATGGAGAACCCGCCGCCCCGCCGCGCCCTGTCGGAGCGCATCACACAGGTCAGCCATGAATTCGGCCTGCCGCTGAACCCCGCGCGCCGCATCGCCACCCTGTCGGCGGGCGAGCGTCAGCGGGTCGAGATCATCCGCTGCCTGTTGCAGAACCCGCGCCTGCTGATCATGGACGAACCGACCTCGGTCCTGACCCCGCAAGAGGCGGAACTGCTGTTTGCCACCCTGCGCAAGCTGGCGGGCCAGGGCACGGCGATCCTCTATATCAGCCACAAGCTCGAAGAGATCCGCGCCCATTGCGACCGCGCCACCATCCTGCGCGGCGGCAAGGTGGTCGATAGCGCCGATCCCCGCGCCCATTCCGCCCGCGAACTGGCGGCGATGATGGTCGGCGGCCAGATGCGCGAGATCGACCGATCCGGCCGGGTGGCGGGCGATGTGCTGCTGCAGATGGAAAATGTTTCCGCACCCGCCCCCTCGGCTGAAGGCACGGCGCTGAAAGGCGTTTCGCTGGCCGTCCGCTCGGGTGAAATCCTCGGCATCGGCGGGGTGGCCGGCAACGGGCAGGAGGAATTGCTGTCGGTCCTCTCGGGCGAGGTGCTCACCCGCCCCGGTTCGGTCACACTGGAAGGCCGCGACCTGTCGCAGGCCGGGCCCGAGGCGCGGCGACTGGCCGGGCTTCTGGCTGCGCCCGAGGATCGGCTGGGTCATGCGGCGGTGCCCGATTTCAGCCTGACCGACAACACGCTGTTGACCGCCGGCGGGCGCAAGGCGCTGGTGCGCAAGGGGCTGATCGATCACGGCGCCGCCCGCAGCTTTGCCGAAGCGGTCATCAAGGGTTTCGACGTGCGTACCCCCGGCCCCGGCACGGCGGCTCGCGCCCTGTCCGGTGGCAATCTGCAGAAATTCGTCATCGGCCGCGAGGTGATGCAGGTCCCGCGCGTCCTCGTGGTGAACCAGCCGACATGGGGCGTCGATGCAGGGGCCGCCGCCGCCGTGCGCCAGTCGCTGCTGGACCTCGCCCGCGCAGGAGCGGGTGTCATCGTCATCTCACAGGATCTGGACGAACTGATGGAGCTTTCCGACCGTTTCTGCGCCCTGAACGAAGGCCGCCTGTCCGATCCGCGCCCGACCGAGGGGCTGACGCTGGACGAGATCGGGCTGATGCTCGGGGGCGCACATGGCATGGCCGAGGCGCAGATATGA
- a CDS encoding ABC transporter permease: MMMLTPRTETSTGWQIATPIMAVLATMIAGGLLFAIMGYDPVAAIRTIFWDPLFGPAASYSRPQLLVKAGPLILIASGLAIGFRAGIWNIGAEGQYIIGGICGAAMALAAYPGEHWWLLPAMIAAGAFGGWAWAMIPAMLRNWFGASEILVSLMLVYVAQKVAAWMAFGPLKNPEGFGFPGSRNLQQYPSASNPELIAGTGAHWGVFAAALAVLATWVLMSRHIRGFHIRAAGLAPRAARFAGVRPETLVAFCLGLSGALAGLAGIFEAAGPAGQITDSFGSGYGFTAIIVAFLGRLNPVGILLAGLLLALTYIGGELAQLTMQLPAATVQVFQGMLLFFLLGFDLLTRFRITRGVPA; encoded by the coding sequence ATGATGATGCTCACTCCCCGGACCGAGACCTCGACCGGCTGGCAGATCGCCACGCCGATCATGGCGGTGCTGGCGACGATGATCGCCGGCGGGCTGCTGTTCGCGATCATGGGCTATGACCCGGTCGCCGCCATCCGCACCATCTTCTGGGATCCGCTGTTCGGCCCGGCCGCCAGCTATTCCCGGCCACAGCTGCTGGTGAAGGCCGGGCCGCTGATCCTGATCGCCTCGGGCCTTGCCATCGGCTTCCGCGCCGGCATCTGGAACATCGGGGCCGAGGGGCAATACATCATCGGCGGCATCTGCGGCGCGGCGATGGCGCTGGCCGCCTATCCCGGCGAACACTGGTGGCTGCTTCCGGCGATGATCGCGGCGGGCGCCTTTGGAGGCTGGGCCTGGGCGATGATCCCGGCGATGCTCAGGAACTGGTTCGGCGCGTCCGAGATCCTCGTCTCGCTGATGCTGGTCTACGTGGCACAGAAAGTCGCCGCCTGGATGGCCTTTGGACCCTTGAAGAACCCCGAGGGCTTCGGCTTTCCCGGCTCGCGTAACCTGCAGCAATATCCCTCGGCCTCGAACCCGGAACTGATCGCCGGGACCGGCGCGCATTGGGGCGTCTTTGCCGCCGCGCTGGCGGTGCTGGCGACCTGGGTGCTGATGAGCCGCCATATCCGCGGCTTCCACATCCGCGCCGCCGGCCTTGCCCCCCGCGCCGCCCGTTTCGCCGGGGTCCGCCCCGAAACACTGGTGGCCTTCTGCCTCGGCCTCTCGGGCGCGCTGGCCGGTCTGGCCGGCATCTTCGAGGCCGCCGGCCCCGCCGGCCAGATCACCGACAGCTTCGGCTCGGGCTATGGCTTCACCGCGATCATCGTGGCCTTTCTGGGCCGGTTGAACCCGGTCGGCATCCTGCTGGCGGGGCTGTTGCTGGCGCTGACCTATATCGGCGGCGAGCTGGCGCAGCTGACCATGCAGCTGCCCGCCGCGACGGTTCAGGTGTTCCAGGGGATGCTGCTGTTCTTCCTGCTGGGCTTTGATCTGCTCACGCGCTTCCGCATCACCCGCGGGGTGCCGGCATGA
- a CDS encoding ABC transporter permease — MIDLTTLIPMLMAASTPILFAALGELVVERAGVLNLGVEGMMIVGALAGFATAVATGNPYLGFVAAAVAGAAVSMVFALLTQVLLANQVASGLALTMFGLGLAALFGKAYEGIKAPAVGPGPLGLNWIVWLGLASVPAIWWFLNRTRPGLILRGVGENHDAAHGLGHPVRRFRTGAIAFGGAMAGIGGAFISIAIVLQWTEGMTAGAGWIALAIVVFSNWTAPGVLAGAWLFGGVTVLQLRLQAAGVAVPVQLLSMAPYLATILVLVLISARQKFSRRAGLGAPGSLGQNFHALR, encoded by the coding sequence ATGATCGACCTCACCACCCTGATCCCGATGCTGATGGCGGCCTCGACGCCCATCCTGTTCGCCGCGCTTGGCGAATTGGTGGTGGAACGCGCGGGAGTGCTGAACCTCGGCGTCGAGGGGATGATGATCGTCGGCGCGCTGGCGGGCTTTGCCACCGCCGTCGCCACCGGCAATCCCTATCTGGGCTTTGTTGCCGCCGCAGTTGCCGGGGCCGCCGTTTCGATGGTCTTCGCGCTGCTGACGCAGGTGCTTCTGGCCAACCAGGTCGCCTCCGGGCTTGCCCTGACCATGTTCGGTCTCGGCCTCGCGGCGCTTTTCGGCAAGGCCTATGAAGGAATCAAGGCGCCCGCCGTGGGGCCCGGTCCGCTTGGCCTCAACTGGATCGTCTGGCTGGGCCTCGCCTCGGTTCCCGCGATCTGGTGGTTCCTCAATCGCACGCGGCCTGGGCTGATCCTGCGCGGCGTGGGCGAAAACCACGATGCCGCGCACGGCCTAGGCCATCCGGTCCGCCGGTTCCGCACCGGCGCCATCGCCTTTGGCGGCGCGATGGCCGGGATCGGCGGCGCCTTCATCTCGATCGCCATCGTGCTGCAATGGACCGAAGGCATGACCGCCGGGGCCGGCTGGATCGCGCTGGCCATCGTCGTCTTCTCGAACTGGACCGCACCCGGCGTGCTGGCGGGCGCGTGGCTGTTCGGCGGTGTCACCGTGCTGCAACTGCGGCTGCAGGCGGCGGGCGTGGCGGTACCGGTGCAACTGCTTTCCATGGCGCCCTATCTCGCCACCATCCTTGTCCTCGTCCTCATTTCCGCCCGGCAGAAATTCAGCCGCCGCGCGGGGCTTGGCGCGCCCGGATCTTTGGGCCAGAATTTTCACGCACTGCGCTGA
- a CDS encoding BMP family ABC transporter substrate-binding protein: MKRRQLLASAAALGAMTLAIPAFAQDEKLKVGFIYVGPVGDGGWTYQHDLGRQAIEAEYGDKIETTFIESVPEGADAERALTQLALAGNKLIFATSFGFMDAVINVAAKFPDVKFEHATGYKRADNVATYDARFYEGRAVIGTIAGRMTESNKIGYIGSFPIPEVIQGINSAYIHAKKVNPDVEMKVVWVYSWFDPAKEADAAAALIAEGVDVFMQHTDSTAPLAKAQEAGALGFGQASDMANFAPSPRISSIIDNWAPYYIKRVGAALDGTWASEGTWAGIGDGEVVIGEITETVPAEVKAEAEALRDQIASGAYHPFTGPLKKADGSDWLAEGAVASDEELSGMNFFVEGITAQIPQ; encoded by the coding sequence ATGAAACGCAGACAACTTCTGGCCTCTGCGGCCGCCCTTGGCGCCATGACGCTGGCCATTCCGGCCTTCGCGCAGGATGAGAAGCTGAAAGTCGGCTTCATCTACGTGGGTCCCGTCGGCGATGGCGGCTGGACCTATCAGCACGATCTGGGCCGGCAGGCGATCGAGGCCGAATATGGCGACAAGATCGAGACCACCTTCATCGAAAGCGTGCCCGAGGGCGCCGATGCCGAACGCGCGCTGACCCAGCTGGCGCTGGCCGGCAACAAGCTGATCTTCGCCACCAGCTTCGGCTTCATGGATGCGGTGATCAACGTCGCCGCCAAGTTCCCGGATGTGAAATTCGAGCACGCCACCGGCTACAAGCGCGCCGACAACGTCGCCACCTACGACGCCCGCTTCTACGAGGGCCGCGCCGTCATCGGCACCATCGCCGGGCGCATGACCGAGTCGAACAAGATCGGTTACATCGGCAGCTTCCCGATCCCCGAGGTCATCCAGGGCATCAACTCGGCCTATATCCACGCGAAGAAGGTCAACCCCGACGTCGAGATGAAGGTGGTCTGGGTCTATAGCTGGTTCGATCCCGCGAAAGAGGCCGATGCCGCCGCCGCGCTGATCGCCGAGGGCGTCGACGTGTTCATGCAGCACACCGATTCCACCGCGCCGCTCGCCAAGGCGCAGGAGGCCGGCGCCCTCGGCTTTGGTCAGGCCTCGGACATGGCCAATTTCGCGCCCTCGCCGCGGATTTCGTCGATCATCGACAACTGGGCGCCCTATTACATCAAGCGCGTCGGTGCGGCGCTGGATGGCACTTGGGCCAGCGAAGGCACCTGGGCCGGGATCGGCGATGGCGAGGTGGTGATCGGCGAGATCACCGAGACCGTGCCTGCCGAGGTGAAGGCCGAGGCCGAGGCGCTGCGCGACCAGATCGCCTCGGGTGCCTATCACCCCTTCACCGGCCCGCTGAAAAAGGCCGATGGCAGCGACTGGTTGGCCGAAGGTGCGGTCGCGTCGGATGAGGAGCTGTCGGGGATGAACTTCTTCGTCGAAGGTATCACCGCGCAGATTCCGCAGTAA
- a CDS encoding GNAT family N-acetyltransferase, which yields MSSDAISIETHSDISTIPAEDWDRLAGPHPFTSHRFLHALEASGSVGRGTGWQPLHLAARRDGALIGVAPLYAKSHSQGEYIFDHAWADAFERAGGHYYPKLQCAVPFTPATGPRLLSPDPGVKQALLAGMAQIAERVGASGVHVTFCTEGEAELGAEAGFLPRTTQQYHWVNRDYADYDAFLADLSSRKRKALRKERERAQGFGGTIRQLTGDQIQPEHWDAFWRFYQDTGSRKWGRPYLTRAFFDQIHQTMRDDILLVLAEREGRPIAGALNFIGADTVYGRYWGCVEDHPFLHFELCYHQAIDFAIEQGLSRVEAGAQGEHKLARGYLPVEIHSLHWVQDPGFLRALAQYLDQERSAVGAEIAEIADWGPFRRG from the coding sequence ATGAGCAGTGACGCGATCAGCATCGAGACCCATTCCGACATCAGCACGATCCCGGCGGAAGACTGGGACCGGCTGGCCGGCCCGCATCCCTTTACCTCGCACCGGTTCCTGCACGCGCTGGAAGCCTCGGGTTCGGTCGGGCGCGGCACCGGCTGGCAGCCGCTGCATCTGGCGGCCCGTCGGGACGGCGCGCTGATCGGGGTGGCGCCGCTTTATGCCAAGTCGCACAGCCAGGGCGAATACATCTTCGACCATGCCTGGGCCGATGCCTTTGAGCGCGCGGGCGGGCACTATTACCCCAAGCTGCAATGCGCCGTGCCCTTCACCCCGGCCACCGGCCCGCGCCTCTTGTCGCCCGATCCCGGCGTCAAACAGGCCCTGCTGGCCGGCATGGCGCAGATTGCCGAACGGGTGGGGGCCTCGGGCGTGCATGTGACCTTCTGCACCGAGGGCGAGGCGGAACTGGGTGCCGAGGCCGGATTCCTGCCGCGAACCACTCAGCAATATCATTGGGTGAACCGGGATTACGCCGATTACGACGCCTTTCTGGCCGATCTGTCCTCTCGCAAGCGCAAGGCGCTGCGGAAGGAACGCGAGCGGGCGCAGGGCTTTGGCGGCACCATCCGACAGTTGACCGGCGACCAGATCCAGCCCGAGCACTGGGATGCCTTCTGGCGCTTCTATCAGGATACCGGCAGCCGCAAATGGGGCCGGCCCTATCTGACCCGCGCCTTCTTCGACCAGATCCATCAGACCATGCGCGACGACATCCTGCTGGTTCTGGCCGAGCGCGAGGGTCGGCCCATCGCCGGGGCGCTGAACTTCATCGGCGCGGATACGGTCTATGGCCGCTATTGGGGCTGTGTCGAGGATCACCCCTTCCTGCATTTCGAGCTCTGCTATCATCAGGCCATCGACTTCGCCATCGAACAGGGGCTTTCCCGGGTCGAGGCTGGCGCGCAGGGTGAACACAAGTTGGCCCGGGGCTATCTGCCGGTCGAGATCCACTCGCTGCACTGGGTGCAGGACCCGGGGTTCTTGCGGGCCCTGGCGCAGTATCTGGACCAGGAGCGCAGCGCGGTGGGGGCAGAGATTGCGGAGATCGCGGATTGGGGACCGTTCCGGCGCGGGTGA
- a CDS encoding AAC(3)-I family aminoglycoside N-acetyltransferase produces the protein MTRAPIAVRQLGPEELPRARALNRLFAQVFDDPDSYQANPPDDAYLSDLLTRGQVIVLIAEVGGEVTGGLVAYDLPKLEQRRSEIYIYDLAVSADHRRQGIATALIDHLRQIARTRGAWVIYVQADHGDDPAIALYTGLGQCEDVLHFDIAPE, from the coding sequence ATGACCAGAGCACCCATCGCCGTCCGCCAGCTTGGCCCCGAGGAGCTCCCACGGGCGCGGGCGCTGAACCGGCTGTTCGCGCAGGTCTTTGACGATCCCGACAGTTATCAGGCGAACCCGCCGGATGACGCCTATCTGTCGGACCTGCTGACGCGCGGGCAGGTCATCGTTCTGATCGCGGAAGTGGGCGGGGAGGTGACTGGCGGACTGGTCGCCTATGACCTGCCAAAGCTCGAGCAGCGCCGCAGCGAGATCTACATCTACGACCTCGCCGTCAGCGCGGACCATCGCCGTCAGGGCATCGCCACCGCGCTGATCGACCATCTGCGCCAGATCGCCCGCACGCGCGGAGCATGGGTGATCTACGTGCAAGCCGATCACGGCGACGACCCGGCCATCGCGCTTTACACCGGGCTTGGCCAGTGCGAGGACGTGCTGCATTTCGACATCGCCCCCGAGTGA
- a CDS encoding GFA family protein — protein sequence MSDDLRGSCHCGGLSWVFRGQPEAATICNCTLCRRYGVLWAYDIEGERIEVQGRNMAYIWGSESIGFHFCPDCGCVAYWRALAPPADGRRRIAVNLRLAEPESVEAIPLFRFDGFDSFDDLPPDGSCVRDRWF from the coding sequence ATGAGTGATGATCTTCGCGGCAGCTGCCATTGCGGTGGGCTGAGTTGGGTATTCCGCGGCCAGCCCGAGGCGGCGACGATCTGCAACTGCACCCTCTGCCGTCGCTATGGCGTCCTTTGGGCCTATGATATCGAGGGAGAGCGGATCGAGGTGCAGGGCCGCAACATGGCCTATATCTGGGGCAGCGAGTCGATCGGCTTTCACTTCTGCCCCGATTGCGGCTGTGTCGCCTATTGGCGCGCCCTTGCCCCGCCCGCAGATGGGCGGCGGCGGATCGCGGTGAACCTGCGGCTGGCCGAGCCCGAAAGTGTCGAGGCGATCCCGCTTTTCCGCTTCGACGGGTTCGACAGTTTCGACGACCTGCCGCCGGATGGCAGTTGCGTCCGCGACAGATGGTTCTGA
- a CDS encoding DEAD/DEAH box helicase: MFDFTTLGLTPELSRVLTDAGFTDPTPIQAQAIPLALQGHDILGLAQTGTGKTLAFGLPLIASLTDEDRKPQPKTVKALVLAPTRELVNQIADSLRPLVLGTRLRIATVVGGQSIGRQIQLLARGTDILVATPGRLIDLMERGAVDLSTVRQLVLDEADQMLDMGFIHALRKIAPRLGKPRRTMLFSATMPKQMEELSAAYLTNPKKVQVSPPGKAADKVTQSVHFLEKGAKPGKLREILSRDLSALTLVFARTKHGAEKLMKGLVADGYNAASIHGNKSQGQRDRAIKAFRDGQVTVLVATDVAARGIDIPGVAYVINYELPDTPDNYVHRIGRTARAGREGEAIAFCAPDEADQLRQIQKVMKMDIPVASGKSPLPSGRGDDRAGPRKASNSPHGPKRGPKPAHGGSRSHEAAGGEAGKPAKPRRFRARRNTRAA, encoded by the coding sequence GTGTTTGACTTCACCACCCTCGGCCTGACGCCGGAGCTCAGCCGCGTGCTGACCGATGCAGGCTTCACCGACCCGACCCCGATCCAGGCGCAGGCGATCCCGCTGGCGCTGCAGGGTCATGACATCCTGGGCCTCGCCCAGACCGGCACCGGCAAGACGCTGGCCTTCGGCCTGCCGCTGATCGCCTCGCTGACCGATGAAGACAGGAAACCCCAGCCCAAGACCGTCAAGGCACTGGTGCTGGCCCCGACCCGCGAACTCGTCAACCAGATCGCCGACAGCCTGCGCCCGCTGGTTCTTGGCACCCGCCTGCGCATCGCCACCGTCGTCGGCGGCCAGTCCATCGGCCGCCAGATCCAGCTGCTCGCACGCGGCACCGACATTCTCGTCGCCACCCCGGGCCGGCTGATTGACCTGATGGAACGCGGCGCGGTTGATCTGTCGACCGTGCGCCAGCTGGTTCTGGACGAGGCCGACCAGATGCTGGACATGGGCTTCATCCATGCCCTGCGCAAAATCGCTCCGCGCCTCGGCAAGCCGCGCCGGACCATGCTGTTCTCGGCCACCATGCCGAAGCAGATGGAAGAACTTTCGGCCGCCTATCTGACCAACCCGAAGAAGGTGCAGGTCTCGCCTCCGGGCAAAGCCGCCGACAAGGTGACCCAGTCGGTGCATTTCCTCGAGAAAGGCGCCAAGCCCGGCAAGCTGCGCGAGATCCTGTCGCGCGATCTCTCGGCGCTGACGCTGGTTTTCGCGCGCACCAAGCACGGGGCCGAGAAGCTGATGAAGGGGCTGGTGGCTGATGGCTACAATGCCGCCTCGATCCACGGCAACAAGAGCCAGGGTCAGCGCGACCGCGCCATCAAGGCCTTCCGCGACGGTCAGGTCACGGTGCTGGTCGCCACCGATGTGGCGGCGCGCGGGATCGACATCCCGGGCGTGGCCTATGTCATCAACTATGAACTGCCCGATACGCCGGACAACTATGTCCACCGCATCGGCCGCACCGCCCGCGCCGGTCGCGAGGGCGAGGCGATCGCCTTCTGCGCCCCGGACGAGGCCGATCAGCTGCGCCAGATCCAGAAGGTCATGAAGATGGACATCCCGGTCGCCAGCGGCAAATCCCCGCTGCCCTCGGGTCGCGGCGATGACCGCGCAGGTCCGCGCAAGGCCTCGAACTCGCCGCATGGGCCGAAGCGGGGTCCGAAGCCCGCGCATGGCGGCAGCCGTTCGCACGAGGCTGCCGGTGGCGAGGCCGGAAAGCCGGCCAAACCGCGCCGCTTCCGCGCCCGCCGCAATACCCGCGCAGCGTAA
- a CDS encoding GNAT family N-acetyltransferase yields MTQLAPGLDLQIIDAGRGDPGLEAVIGEIFALFAGREREFGVNPDVVIDYPDLECSDFLADPAAYLTRRQTEVEADRGAPLARIVMLTTYRDRIGAALTDAGFILTPIDMGAGPLGTAFLTRDLGAEGPVLYVEAVNEADPRISPSFALRLTDAAGRLVGGACGSVQREGGVARAYLAIMAVAPDQPAGTGTALAQAMTHHLTQMGVTQINLGTQTADRFYEKLGFRQQHVVQPKLRFREGVEGKRVWHDLVMMQRDL; encoded by the coding sequence ATGACCCAGCTTGCCCCCGGACTTGACCTGCAGATCATCGATGCCGGGCGTGGCGATCCTGGACTGGAAGCGGTCATCGGCGAGATCTTCGCGCTGTTTGCGGGACGAGAGCGCGAGTTCGGCGTCAATCCCGATGTAGTGATTGATTATCCCGATCTCGAATGCTCGGATTTCCTTGCCGATCCTGCGGCCTACCTGACCCGGCGGCAGACCGAGGTCGAGGCCGATCGCGGCGCGCCGCTGGCCCGGATCGTCATGCTGACCACCTATCGCGACCGGATCGGCGCCGCGCTGACCGATGCGGGCTTCATCCTGACCCCGATCGACATGGGCGCGGGACCACTGGGCACGGCCTTCCTGACCCGCGATCTGGGCGCGGAGGGGCCGGTGCTTTATGTCGAGGCGGTGAACGAGGCCGATCCCCGGATCAGTCCGAGTTTCGCGCTCCGGCTGACCGATGCCGCGGGGCGGTTGGTCGGCGGCGCCTGCGGCTCGGTCCAGCGCGAGGGCGGTGTGGCGCGGGCCTATCTGGCGATCATGGCGGTGGCGCCGGACCAGCCGGCGGGAACCGGAACGGCGCTGGCACAGGCGATGACCCATCATCTGACGCAGATGGGGGTCACACAGATCAACTTGGGCACCCAGACGGCGGATCGATTCTACGAGAAGCTGGGCTTCCGGCAGCAGCATGTGGTTCAGCCCAAGCTGCGCTTCCGCGAGGGGGTGGAGGGCAAGCGCGTCTGGCATGACCTGGTGATGATGCAGCGCGACTTGTGA
- a CDS encoding glycerophosphodiester phosphodiesterase family protein — protein MALPESFINIPIAHRGLHGPGVPENSLAAAEAAIAAGYGIELDIQPAADCVPMVFHDYDLSRLAGDESYIADISTEDLSGFKLSGSDQAIPTLAEFLRTVAGRVPLLIEIKDQDGRLGDQIGELHRHVAEQLQSYEGPVAVMSFNPHTVAAFHELAPGIPCGLTTCAFPEDDWPMLDEETRDSLAAISDFDRSGSCFISHDKSDLTNPRVDALKSQGVPILCWTVRSAAQEAEARQIADNITFEGYAAPL, from the coding sequence ATGGCGCTGCCCGAAAGCTTCATCAACATCCCCATCGCCCATCGCGGGCTGCACGGACCCGGCGTGCCGGAGAACAGCCTTGCCGCCGCCGAGGCCGCGATCGCCGCCGGCTACGGGATCGAGCTGGACATCCAGCCCGCCGCCGATTGCGTGCCGATGGTGTTTCACGATTACGACCTGTCGCGGCTCGCGGGCGATGAATCCTATATCGCCGATATCTCGACCGAGGATCTGTCCGGGTTCAAGCTGTCGGGCAGCGATCAGGCGATCCCGACGCTGGCAGAGTTCCTGCGCACCGTCGCGGGGCGGGTGCCGCTGCTGATCGAGATCAAGGATCAGGATGGCCGGCTTGGCGACCAGATCGGCGAATTGCACCGGCATGTGGCCGAGCAGTTGCAATCCTATGAGGGGCCGGTGGCGGTCATGTCCTTCAACCCGCATACCGTCGCGGCCTTCCACGAGCTGGCGCCGGGCATCCCCTGCGGCTTGACCACCTGCGCCTTTCCCGAGGATGACTGGCCGATGCTCGACGAGGAAACCCGCGACAGCCTTGCCGCGATCAGCGATTTCGACCGGTCGGGTTCGTGCTTCATCTCGCATGACAAGTCCGACCTGACCAATCCGCGCGTCGATGCGCTGAAATCGCAGGGCGTGCCGATCCTCTGCTGGACCGTGCGCTCGGCCGCGCAAGAGGCCGAGGCGCGCCAGATCGCCGACAACATCACCTTTGAAGGATATGCCGCGCCGTTGTGA
- a CDS encoding RidA family protein, with translation MSIETRLTDLGITLPDAPAPAANYVPFARSGNLVFVSGQISQGENGLIKGRLGENMDVAAGAAAARRCGLSLIAQVKAAVGSLDKVARVVKLSGFVNSTGDFTDQPEVINGCSDLMVEVFGDKGRHARAAVSVPALPRGVAVEIEAIFEVE, from the coding sequence ATGAGCATCGAGACCCGCCTGACCGACCTTGGCATCACCCTGCCGGACGCCCCCGCACCTGCGGCGAATTATGTGCCCTTCGCGCGCTCGGGCAATCTGGTCTTTGTTTCGGGCCAGATCAGCCAGGGCGAGAACGGGCTGATCAAGGGCCGTCTGGGGGAAAACATGGACGTGGCCGCCGGTGCTGCCGCCGCCCGTCGCTGCGGGCTGTCGCTGATCGCGCAGGTCAAGGCCGCTGTCGGTTCGCTGGACAAGGTGGCGCGGGTGGTGAAGCTGTCGGGCTTCGTCAACTCGACCGGCGATTTTACCGACCAGCCCGAGGTCATCAACGGCTGTTCCGACCTGATGGTCGAGGTCTTTGGCGACAAGGGCCGCCATGCCCGCGCCGCCGTCTCGGTTCCGGCCCTGCCGCGCGGTGTGGCGGTCGAGATCGAAGCGATCTTCGAGGTGGAATGA